The nucleotide window GTTAATGTTGAGAATGTGCTCTATCTATATACCAAATTTCATAACCCCTCCCCCCCCCAAAGCGATTCTATGGGTTGCTATAGACTCAAGAGCAGAAGAAACAGAATAAGAAGAAAGAGAGGTGGAGATAGAGAACAGAGATTATTATAGAGGCTTATTGGATTTTAGTATGTAAATCTTTATACCCTAAACGTATGAAACAGTGTGACCCTAATCCAGAAACAGGGTTAATGGTAGTTGTAACATGAGAACTGAAGAAAGCAACCCGTTGTTTGCTCATGTTGGTCTAGTTTTTGATTTAATAACATTATGCTCTTTTTCCCTGTTAAATTTATGTAATAGAATGTATTTAGAGCTTCTCCAGTCTGGATTTAATTCAGTACCTGACTAGCAATctctttgtttatatatatatatatatatatatatatttcatatgatTTTTCATATGATTTTAAAAAGCCAGTTTTTGcacagctaaaataactggaATTTGATCACATTTAGAAGCCTTGAGCATTTAGGttataaacattctttaaaataagaTGGGGTTTTTTTTGGGTTTTTTGAGCCGTTATTGGCTTCATCTGAGGTTTGACTCTGTTTGTACGACTCTGGTGCATCCGCTGACGGGAGGGGTTCTGGGAAACACTGGGGAGCGATGAGGAGCGCGCCAGCACCTTTGACATGCAAATCACAGAGCTCAGAGCTGAGGACAACAGGTGTCCCGTCCACACGGCCACAGTAGCCTCTTTCACCTCTCCTCATCCCTAATTCCCTCTCAGCCGTCCCTCCGGACCCTGCCTGACTCGCTAATGACAGCCGCAAAGAATCAGCCGACACAGAATCTGAGagtatcaaatttattttatcgTGAAAAAcctgtttgttttttcagtggtTTTTGCTCAAGTTTTCATTTGCATACAAGAGGATGTAACAATTATAATGTGAATAAAAAAGGTTGAACAAAATCTATAGTAACTTCATTTCTTATCAAAGTGACATGGTTTGGCCTgtattacaattaattcagaaccaCAATTCTACTAAACTGCACTGCAACGTTCCCTCGTAAAGTAAATCTTTGAACAACTCCAATTAAACCATAAACTGCGATTgataaaaattaagattttttactTTTCACATGAAAAATGTAACATAGCTTTATTACGACATTTTTTTGGATTAAATCTTTACAAATATACCTTCTCAAGTTTAATGTAATGTCCCACAAGAGAGTTGAACCTAATTCTTAAAGGTTTGATAAATACGACCCCTGGATCATCAGAGTATGCATACTAATTATCTGTTTGTGGTTCATTACAGTGAAATATTCAGCTCAATCATTATAGTGATAATCATTATAGCTCAATCATTACAATTTCATTATCATGAAATATTCAGCTCAATATGTCAGTTCAATGAAATAACGTGATATGGACTAAATTCTTAGCTTACAGATGATCACTTCCTCCCAAAGAAAAATCTGAACACAGCTCCAACAATGAGTACAAACATGGCAAATCTGACCATAAATGCTCTTGAACATACATATATTTCATACTTACAAGAAGCCATGGCCAAGAAGAGAAATAAAATAGTGTTCAAATTGtctaataatagtaaaatattcacatcagagaaaataaacccatagatatttaaaaatatgattttctgcACCCTACAAAAGGTCAGAGGATTGTGCTCCACAGCATCCCTtcagttttagtaaattgagATGGAAATGTGCAAAACAATCTCTTGGTAAAGAATCTGAGGGTCAAAGTCATGTACACAACACCCTACAGAGGACTCAAACTTAAGAAATCTGTCATGACTGCTCTGAACAGACCTCGTATAAATATTTCTCCCAAAAGCACAGATTCTAATGGACTTCTGGAGAAATTCTAATCTATTAGCAAAAGAGCTAGATTTTGTTTTATACATGTTCATTTTGGCACTCAGATATATGTTTTCAATGACTTCAGAGAGCACAAAGCTTGAAATGAAGCTCTGACAGAAGAACAGAAATGTTTGGTCTCGTGATGTAATGCAGAACTCTGGGATTAATCTCAGCGCCTTCTAATGCTCAAGAAGGTGAAATACAATTGAATCTGGGATTTAAAAAATAGCTCAGTAGAGCCCCTCAGTGGTCAAGAACAGGACTGAATTCATCTTGTAAAAATATTTGCTGCCAGTCAGGTGAAAAATCATCTTGATGGTAATACCAAGtagtaaaaggaatagttcagtcaGTTATTATTTACTTGCTcgaatttttctgaaaaatattaatattaataaaaaaattaagtaaacacCAAAAAAGCTGTCTTATATGAGCATGTGATGTCTTATAAATACCTAAAACTGCAAATCTATGCCTTTTGGAGATTGACAGACGCGTCTCTATGGAAATATGCAATGGAAAGATTCTTCAAAATTGCTGCTTTTCGGTTCCAccaaaaataataacagtaaggTTTTGGAACGAGAcgagggtgatttttttttcactaactaTTCACTTACATTTAGGCATACTATatgtatttgaaatgcatatttaacTTCCATCCATTTGTATTATACGGAGCCGGACATGACATGaaggaaaaaatagtaggctaaatcatgCGCACGATTCACTAATttattccctcaatgtactaaaacgtgcacacgattactattgcgttccctcgatttactatttcgttctctcaattaataaattgtgtacaCGATTtgctaattcgttccctcgattacTATTaatgattactattgcattccctcgatttgttaaatcgtgcgcacgttttagcaaatcgagggaacgcaatagtaatcgtgtgcactttttagtacattgagggaacgaattagtgaattgtgcgcacaatttttttttttcttgcatgtcatgtagGCTGCGTAGGATTACATGGTCTTATCATAAACTAACTTAATGTGAttcatatttgtcagtcatacataaataaaacaggtcaaatttcttccaaaaaaaaaaaaaagtcatacataaataaaacaggtcaaatttcttccaaaaaaaaaaaaaaatcaccagttttttttttttttttacttaaataattGTATCCAAAGGGACGGATTCAAATTGCTTAGAGTCAGCATAAATGCAGTTCAAATTTGCCTTACTGTGAAGAAAGCAATATTTGTTAAAAGTTAAATAGCTATTAGTTAAAATGTATGAGATTGAATGAAATTCGATTTatatatctctctatctatctatctctctctctctctctctctctctctctctctctctctctctatatatatatatatatatatatatatatatatatatatatatatatatatatatataaataaataactatttataACTATTTACTGTGTATTTAAACACATTCAATTTAATACTATTACAGTAATCTGACCCGTTTAAtttatgtatgactgacaaatatgcattgcACAAGTCtattatttgattcattttaaaactgtgcaatccaaatggatggaaatttaaaaatcaacatttaaaatttaggcCTAAATACAGTCtcattatttgaatttaaaatacaaaaacttgcTTTTGACTATTCGTCCttcatttcatttctaaacatgcACATACACATCATGTAAACAGTTAAAAAGCTCCTGATGTAGTTTCACCCAAGCTCTCTTTAGAAGCATGTTTTGGTCCGGTGGTGTCATGTGTCCTGAGAGAGGGGAGGCAGATGTTTCTGCACAGTACACATTCAGCGCTCAGCACTGGTGCTTTACAGGTAGGTGTCGTGTTCTGTGCTACTGAGACTCTGATTGGAGCCCTGCAGGGGCGTGTCTTTCTGCAGGTGCTGTGATTCGCCGGGCGAGAGGTTGTTGCTCGGTAATGCTGGGTCGCTGGGTAGCGGGTACGGATTGGGAGGTGGCGAGGTGTTTTTCGTGTCTTTTATCTtctctgtttttgtctttttcgtTGTTTTCCCTTTCTCCGTCTGGCTCTCGGTGGTCTGTGGTACTTCGACGATGATCGTGGGGTTCTGTTTGAGGTCCTGGCGACTGGGCGGCTCAGCGGCCATGATGGCTTGGGCGCCGTGCATTCTGGGAGGGGATTTACAGTGCAGCTCTCCGCGGGTCTCCTTCCAGCGCCGGAGCTGAGAGAGATGCTCCTTCTCTATGTCACGCTCAGACACAGCCAGTTCAATGACCTGAAATGGTAGggatatatgttatttttttataacaataagtcagtaacaataataaacatgtacAAAGTATATTTAATTAACTTCAAGTAAGAATTATTACATAGCAAATCAAGTTGTACTGATTTAAGCATGCATTTGCCAAAATTAACCTGCAGGGGGAGACACAGGCTATGTTTTGGCCACTGAGACACAGGCTATGTTTTGGCCACTGAATACATACAGCACAGTATATAATGTATGCTGTCTACTATTTAAATTGATAAGCATGTGAAATAGTATGAAATAAACAATTGCAGTGGTGGTAGTAGTGCtactttatttttcagtgtgGATATATGGATAGGTTTCATTATTGAtccatgtttaaaaatgttttgaattgaaCCTGTAGTACAGCTCGTAAGTGTATGTGTGGACGATACCTCTTGCACTAGGAAAGCCTCCTGCATGTATCGTGGCTCAATAGACCGGAGCAGCTCCATGGTCTCATACTGGCCCTGACACGCTTTCAGTTTCTCCTGAgatcccagcatgcacttcagcagCACCAGGCCCACACGGAAGATGATCTTCACTCCTGAAgatcacacacagacatgcatgtCCATCAAACAAAAGTTAAAGTGTATctaatttagaaatgtttgcaCTATTGTATATATCAGGAAGTTTCATAATCGATTGGCAATACTGCAAAACATGTAACAAAAATGCAAGAAtgaaaaggtttttttctttcttaatttaacacttacttttattttctttatttaattttcaataagtaatttaatacaaaattgATTGAATTTGcttaattcatcatttatcactgttaaaaataaaaattaaagtacatacatatacatatacacattatatatatatatatatatatatatatatatatatatatataaagtaaaaaagtaaGTAGGTTTGACTTGCAGtacatgtgaaattaaaacaaagcaaagccAACAATCTTTACTAGGTCATCATACCAAAAGCgagtatttaaatacatttatattttttttaaaaagagggaGTATtggtattttttataaatttaacactttttttattccCTTAATTTACTATAAACTCTTCAACATTGAATAAGCTTAACTATATGGCAAATagcaattaatacaattatttatgtgATGTTTAAAAAAGGAAAGCAACAGTAAATAAACAAGAAGAACTTTAGAACATCTTAGCGTCCAAAAGCAAGCATGTTAAACATTTACACTTCGGCTTAGACAAAGTTGCTGCACTCTGCAAGTAAAAGTCACAAGTAGCAAGGTGTGAATCCAGTGAGCTGTACACAGTTTTTTCATCTGTGGAGCGGTGTGTTATCAAGAAAGGACAAAGTGCAAGCAGTATCTAATGTGCCTTTAGAGTGAGTCTCACCCTCACAGAAGAACATGTCCCACACGCGCAGGACAGATGCCCAGGGCAGCGTCCTGGAGAAGGCACACATGAACCACTCTGTCATGTAGAGGATAGGGTCAATCTTGTATTTCTTCAGATGCCGGTGGGCCACCGGTGACACCCGCTTGAGCAGAGTGAACAGGATCTCACCGTCTAACTGAATGGCCTCCTGTGAAGACCGAGATGAGGAGGAAACACGATGACAGAGTGAAATCTGGGATGTATCACAGTGGATCCATTTCCCTATAACAGCTTTTCATTTGAAAGAGAttcacaaaatgtaaattatatgtgGTGAAAGAATTATTTAGCTGATAAGTTCCTATGATTTGACGCTCTTGCAAATACAACTTATTTACATTGACGTGATAAACAAATTTTGTGACAGCAACGATTCACATGTTTAAAACCTAAATGTTAAGAGGAAACCCCCAGGCTGAAGGGAGTGAGAACAAGTGATAGAGACAAAGCAAGATCCTGATGTTGGTTTAATCTAATTCACTTCTTATCTGCCGCCCACTCTGCTCCTGACGGCCAGACACAAAAGACCTCACATAAAGCTATTGCACTGGATTCCTGGTAATGGAACAGGCAACAACTATATATGTGAGAGAAAGATGAAAACAACTGTTTAGGACAACAGTGGGTTTAGTAATACTTGAAACTGCACTGGTTCTTTGAAAGTGTAATAAGCAGCCTAAAAACACATCCTAATGAAAGCGCCAGGTAACCCTGCACACAATTAAATCTCCACATGCATGAACATTACACATTAAATATGCTGCAATATATTCCATTtttgttattatacattttagttttctgaaatgctacaagtgaatttaagCATCACAACATCAATATTTACtatatgaaaatgttttcttttcatctttgCTACAACCATTATAAATTTGATTTTATGATGTAGCATTTTTAAAGATTACTTTTCATTGAACATTAGATAATTGCAAaggttattcaaaataaaaaaaagggaattaattataatcataaacAGAAAAAAGTGTGCATAATTAAGTGTTTATCATTGGCCGAACCAGACGATAGAAACCGAAACTGATAATACATTGTGCGTGGTTAACTACACAGCAAAAACAAAACTCTACTAATATCAAAATTTGTTAATGAGTCAACAATGTTAACAACTAGTTTGGTTTGGTTCCGTACACTGTGGAGATTCATGGTTATCAATCACTTTactaaatactatttatttttattttattttaaatattttgtatttaaattactttacgatatgTTTTCAAAtccatataaaaataaagaagcaAAGGTCCAGTGTACACACATTTCCTGAAAACCCAAACTAGCGCTCCAAGAAGGAGAGAACGATGGCCTGAGAAGTTTTGAACAGagacatacattacatacataacACACGACAAGTGTAAATTTGTTCCTCACTCGTTTAAACTGAATCAGAATGATCAGATAACTGAGGGAAATACTTCAcacaaactaaagaaaataaatgtgatcCAACTGATAAACTTTGATGGTAAACAGTGTTCAATGGAAGCCGGtttcccccacaaaaaaaaaaaaaaaaaaccttgcaattACGAGgattaaagtcagaattgcaagataaatgatcataattctgcctttttttcttgcaaatgcgtgtttttatctcacaatgctgaaaaaaaaagtaagaactgTGAGTTTGTATAATGCGATtcggaaaaaaaagtcagaacgaAACAAGTGTCAATTATGAGatattacctttttaatttttttattcactagCAGAAATGGGCTTCTATAGCGTTCAACGTGTGGGTTCCTGACAGAAACCCTGCGTTTTGATGGACTTTTTCTATGCAAGCTACGCATTATGATTCTGACATTCaggatttgaattaaaaaaaatatgctcaTATGCTgatgattataatatatattactgaACTGGAAATGTTGATTTTTATCAAATGTAGTTTAATCACTACCTCCCCACTTGTTTAAAAGACTGAGGCAATTATCAAAGTTTGATAAAATCTTGTTTAATTTTCCGATAAAAGATACATAAACACTTTTATCGTCATTTTGTAAATCGTATACCTCTTAGCAGATTTAGACTCTCAAACTGGTTTTTGCATCTAACCAACAGAAGCGGTAAAATCCCGAATGAAG belongs to Carassius gibelio isolate Cgi1373 ecotype wild population from Czech Republic chromosome B10, carGib1.2-hapl.c, whole genome shotgun sequence and includes:
- the tbc1d10ab gene encoding TBC1 domain family member 10A isoform X2, which gives rise to MLNSWDKWMAKKHKKVKLRCQKGIPPSLRGRAWLYLSGGKVKKEQNQGKFQELDSQPGDPKWLDVIEKDLHRQFPFHEMFVARGGHGQQDLFRVLKAYTLHRPEEGYCQAQAPIAAVLLMHMPAEDAFWGLVQICEKYLPGYYSAGLEAIQLDGEILFTLLKRVSPVAHRHLKKYKIDPILYMTEWFMCAFSRTLPWASVLRVWDMFFCEGVKIIFRVGLVLLKCMLGSQEKLKACQGQYETMELLRSIEPRYMQEAFLVQEVIELAVSERDIEKEHLSQLRRWKETRGELHCKSPPRMHGAQAIMAAEPPSRQDLKQNPTIIVEVPQTTESQTEKGKTTKKTKTEKIKDTKNTSPPPNPYPLPSDPALPSNNLSPGESQHLQKDTPLQGSNQSLSSTEHDTYL
- the tbc1d10ab gene encoding TBC1 domain family member 10A isoform X1 — its product is MAKLQSGNGVQWKDRRGQRGTVESLAEHESSSLGPDSELNGFANAEIQTDKYGFIGGAQQSAGENADIPPDVLRQREVKWLDMLNSWDKWMAKKHKKVKLRCQKGIPPSLRGRAWLYLSGGKVKKEQNQGKFQELDSQPGDPKWLDVIEKDLHRQFPFHEMFVARGGHGQQDLFRVLKAYTLHRPEEGYCQAQAPIAAVLLMHMPAEDAFWGLVQICEKYLPGYYSAGLEAIQLDGEILFTLLKRVSPVAHRHLKKYKIDPILYMTEWFMCAFSRTLPWASVLRVWDMFFCEGVKIIFRVGLVLLKCMLGSQEKLKACQGQYETMELLRSIEPRYMQEAFLVQEVIELAVSERDIEKEHLSQLRRWKETRGELHCKSPPRMHGAQAIMAAEPPSRQDLKQNPTIIVEVPQTTESQTEKGKTTKKTKTEKIKDTKNTSPPPNPYPLPSDPALPSNNLSPGESQHLQKDTPLQGSNQSLSSTEHDTYL